The following are encoded together in the Planococcus antarcticus DSM 14505 genome:
- a CDS encoding metal-dependent hydrolase: MHISYHGHSIVKIKTGEHTILIDPFINGNELTDLIVENEKPTVILLTHAHNDHVGDTVELAKKNNAQVIAVFELANYLDSLGVNAVGMGLGGTHEFDFGVVKFTKAFHSSSFTTEEGEVVYGGMPAGIIFKAEGKTIYHAGDTEVFGDMQILGKRNDIDVAFVPIGDFFTMGPEDAAYAVELLKPSVVVPIHYNTFPPIKQDPEYFKSLIKGAEVNILKPGESLEL, encoded by the coding sequence ATGCACATCTCATATCACGGCCATTCTATCGTAAAAATCAAAACGGGTGAACATACTATTTTAATCGATCCATTTATTAACGGAAATGAATTGACGGATTTAATAGTTGAAAATGAAAAACCAACTGTGATTTTATTAACGCATGCCCATAACGATCATGTTGGCGATACTGTTGAGCTGGCGAAAAAAAATAATGCACAAGTTATAGCAGTATTTGAACTAGCTAATTATTTAGACAGTCTAGGTGTGAATGCGGTAGGCATGGGTTTGGGCGGCACACACGAGTTCGATTTTGGCGTGGTGAAGTTTACAAAAGCTTTCCATAGTTCTTCCTTTACGACAGAAGAAGGCGAAGTAGTATACGGTGGAATGCCAGCTGGAATTATTTTCAAAGCAGAAGGCAAAACAATTTATCATGCCGGCGATACAGAAGTTTTTGGAGACATGCAGATTCTAGGTAAGCGCAACGATATCGATGTGGCATTTGTACCCATTGGCGACTTTTTCACAATGGGACCTGAAGATGCAGCTTACGCGGTTGAGTTATTGAAACCGAGCGTGGTTGTACCCATCCATTACAATACGTTCCCACCAATTAAACAAGATCCTGAGTATTTCAAGTCACTAATAAAAGGCGCAGAAGTGAACATTTTGAAGCCAGGCGAAAGCCTCGAATTATAG
- a CDS encoding DRTGG domain-containing protein: MATKHEQILDYIETLAVGEKISVRRIAKDLQVSEGTAYRAIKEAETNRLVSTIERVGTIRIERKKKENIERLTYAEIVNIVDGQVLGGRAGLHKSLNKFVIGAMQLEDMMRYTEAGNLLIVGNRYKAHEYALLAGAAVLVTGGFEASEEVKKLADEFELPVISTSYDTFTVATMINRAIYDQLIKKEILLIEDILIPLEVTAYLTLKEPISRYHELNEETTHGGFPVVDYSNKLVGIITSRDVIGHSSTELVEKVMTKDPITVSMQTSVAAAGHRMIWEGIDLLPVADDHGKLKGVISRQDVLKAIQTAQRQPQQGETIDDIIKNQLHQQSNDKLILEFRVTPQMTNAYGSISHGAYTMILTEAAGAALKTRNRKDSVLENISIYFLKPVQLDALVFVRPNILDISRKSAKVEVEVTLDQEIVGKAMLTFQLLDR, encoded by the coding sequence ATGGCGACTAAACATGAACAGATATTAGATTATATTGAGACCTTGGCCGTGGGAGAAAAAATTTCAGTGCGGCGTATTGCAAAGGATTTGCAGGTAAGTGAAGGGACCGCATACCGGGCCATTAAAGAAGCGGAGACGAACCGCTTGGTATCGACAATTGAACGTGTCGGAACCATCCGCATTGAGCGCAAAAAGAAAGAAAATATCGAGCGGTTGACCTATGCTGAAATCGTCAATATTGTTGATGGACAAGTACTGGGCGGCAGAGCTGGATTGCATAAATCTCTGAACAAATTCGTTATCGGGGCGATGCAGCTAGAAGACATGATGCGTTATACCGAAGCGGGTAATTTATTGATTGTTGGTAATCGTTATAAAGCGCATGAATATGCTCTCCTTGCAGGAGCAGCGGTGCTGGTTACGGGTGGATTTGAAGCATCCGAAGAAGTGAAGAAATTGGCCGATGAATTCGAGCTTCCGGTCATATCGACCAGCTACGATACCTTCACGGTAGCTACGATGATCAACCGTGCGATTTACGATCAATTGATTAAAAAAGAAATTCTATTGATAGAAGATATTTTGATTCCATTGGAAGTGACGGCATATTTAACGCTTAAAGAGCCGATCAGTCGCTATCATGAGCTAAATGAAGAAACGACACATGGCGGCTTTCCGGTGGTTGACTATTCCAATAAATTGGTGGGCATTATCACATCGCGGGATGTCATCGGTCATTCGTCGACAGAATTAGTGGAGAAAGTGATGACCAAAGATCCAATTACGGTTTCCATGCAGACAAGCGTTGCGGCTGCAGGACATCGCATGATCTGGGAAGGCATCGATCTATTGCCGGTAGCTGATGACCATGGCAAACTGAAAGGCGTTATCAGCAGGCAGGATGTATTAAAAGCGATACAAACTGCCCAACGTCAGCCACAACAAGGGGAAACAATAGATGACATCATCAAAAATCAGCTTCATCAGCAGTCGAACGATAAATTGATTTTGGAATTTCGTGTTACACCGCAAATGACCAATGCGTATGGATCGATTTCCCATGGTGCGTATACGATGATCCTCACCGAAGCGGCGGGAGCGGCTCTTAAAACGAGAAATCGGAAAGACAGTGTGCTGGAAAATATTTCAATATACTTTCTGAAGCCGGTTCAGCTGGACGCGTTGGTATTTGTCAGACCCAATATTCTGGACATCAGCCGAAAATCCGCCAAAGTGGAAGTTGAAGTAACGCTCGACCAGGAAATCGTCGGAAAGGCGATGTTGACATTCCAATTATTGGATCGATAA
- a CDS encoding YtpI family protein yields the protein MLIFVILIIVSFVFYFYNKTKQFRTRTVLPIRKKWYAARASVALGSFVTFFGINQLFVFQSTITYIVSAVFIVLGLALVYYNYKASRHYHAFLEEEADLNP from the coding sequence ATGTTAATATTCGTTATTTTAATCATTGTATCATTTGTTTTTTATTTTTATAATAAAACAAAGCAATTCCGTACACGCACAGTTCTGCCAATCAGAAAGAAATGGTATGCTGCACGTGCATCCGTAGCTTTGGGAAGTTTTGTTACGTTTTTTGGCATCAACCAGCTGTTCGTATTCCAGAGCACAATCACGTATATCGTTTCAGCCGTTTTCATCGTACTTGGACTAGCTCTTGTTTATTACAATTACAAAGCGTCCCGGCATTACCACGCATTCCTTGAGGAAGAAGCAGACTTAAACCCTTAA
- a CDS encoding DHH family phosphoesterase, giving the protein MNSQIIDTIKQYSTIIIHRHVRPDPDAYGSQLGLKYLLEQNYPDKRILATGTHDYTMDFLDFPDVVKDQDFEGALVIVTDTANTERVDDQRYKMGAKLIKIDHHPNDDAYGDIVAVDTTASSASELVYELFTHGHQHEGWTLSAKAARLLYAGIIGDTGRFLFPSTTQKTFAIAGELIKYDFDRNALHNGMYEMDRKLLHLQGYMYQNFKMDENGAAHVKITKAILKEFDVTATDTSLLVGSLGNVKDMKAWVILIEEDTEIRVRLRSKGPVINTLAKEFGGGGHPMASGATAYSWQEADRVIQRLAEICAAAN; this is encoded by the coding sequence ATGAACAGTCAAATCATCGACACAATTAAGCAATACAGCACGATTATTATTCATCGGCATGTACGGCCGGATCCAGATGCATACGGCTCTCAGCTCGGCTTGAAATACTTGTTGGAGCAAAATTATCCGGACAAGCGTATTTTGGCTACAGGCACACATGATTACACGATGGATTTTTTGGATTTTCCCGATGTTGTAAAAGACCAGGATTTTGAAGGTGCATTGGTAATCGTGACGGATACCGCTAATACGGAGCGTGTGGATGATCAGCGCTATAAAATGGGCGCAAAGCTTATCAAAATCGATCATCATCCGAATGACGATGCCTATGGTGATATTGTAGCCGTTGATACGACGGCAAGCTCGGCCTCGGAATTGGTTTACGAGTTATTTACACATGGACATCAGCACGAAGGCTGGACTTTGTCCGCAAAAGCTGCCCGGTTACTGTATGCGGGGATTATTGGAGATACCGGACGCTTCTTATTCCCAAGTACAACTCAAAAGACCTTCGCGATTGCAGGCGAACTCATCAAATATGATTTTGACCGCAATGCCTTGCATAATGGTATGTATGAAATGGACCGCAAATTACTGCATTTACAAGGATATATGTACCAGAATTTTAAAATGGATGAAAATGGTGCGGCCCATGTCAAAATCACCAAGGCTATTCTGAAGGAATTTGATGTTACGGCGACAGACACTTCTTTGCTGGTCGGTTCGCTCGGCAATGTTAAAGACATGAAAGCCTGGGTTATTCTAATTGAAGAAGATACTGAAATTCGGGTACGCCTGCGTTCTAAAGGACCGGTCATCAATACGTTAGCGAAAGAATTTGGAGGTGGAGGCCACCCGATGGCTTCTGGTGCAACAGCCTATTCATGGCAGGAAGCTGATCGGGTGATCCAACGCCTTGCTGAAATCTGTGCTGCTGCAAACTAG
- the dnaE gene encoding DNA polymerase III subunit alpha, which yields MVYPHISTSADLLKSTVRLEQLFPYLKEQGAVSAAIVNTKLYGILPFWEACRRAGIHGVVGLSAFIEHEEQHYPVVLYAQSNKGYSNLLKISSALSTRDKKSIPEQWLKAYREGLVCVIPNKIEWMLTDRSSVLQYVKELFGTAAFGSIERPGGIKSEKEPSFVELCENMKLSIIASHESRYLHQQDAFAYEVASAIGQGLKINDPERQKPEHLFAYVPSRTEFESWFADYPEWLQRTADLLESCQVTIAMNRQLLPVFPLAEETDKVSFIAELCKAGLTERAPGFSENYQERLDYELSVIGSMGFIDYFLIVADFMKYARDQGIMTGPGRGSSASSLVAYSLKITDVDPIEHGLLFERFLNPERITLPDIDIDFADHRRHEVVDYVAKKYGAVRTAQIITFGTLSAKAVARDTARVFGFEAEELEAISKMIPNRPGTTLRSALKESPALNEWIVEREERKSWFKTALKLEGLPRHASTHAAGVILSPTPLVDHVPIEKGHEEIYLTQWPMQELEAIGLLKMDFLGLRNLTILEQIRSLIYWDTKKRIDYRSIPLGDAETYKLLALGDTTGVFQLESDGMRRALQQIKPTAFGDIVAVNALFRPGPMEFIPLYARRKHGQEAVQYVHPILEPILSETYGVIVYQEQIMHIAAKMAGFSLGEADLLRRAVSKKKREILDEERAHFTQGAKVKGFTEAEASEVYDLIVRFADYGFPKSHAVAYSMISYQLSYMKTHYAVYFYTGLLTNSAGNADKTKQLMQEIKEKKIPLLPPSVQKSRHSFSVEGGQIRVGLNVVKGIPGTAIKAMLAAREEGPFSSLFNIAERISALHFTRKSFEPLIKAGALDEFGYDRGVLLASLESAIKHAELVKPTEDPGLFDDMGSSFMKPKYTKATDMPETLKLDYEKEVLGFYLSKHPIEREKEDRQKSYAELKSLKTKRDRELVKVLGMVEDVKRIRTKKGDAMAFVTLVDETGPTSVTLFPVEYAKYNLLLEPQAILEIQGLVENRNQKTAIICKTIET from the coding sequence ATGGTTTATCCGCATATAAGCACATCGGCTGATTTGCTGAAAAGTACGGTGCGCCTTGAACAACTTTTCCCATATTTGAAGGAACAAGGAGCCGTTTCAGCTGCAATCGTCAACACCAAACTATATGGCATTCTTCCGTTTTGGGAAGCGTGCCGCCGTGCCGGCATCCATGGGGTGGTCGGCCTTTCGGCATTTATCGAGCATGAAGAACAGCATTATCCGGTCGTTTTATATGCACAGTCGAATAAAGGCTATAGCAACCTCCTGAAGATTTCCAGCGCCTTGTCGACAAGAGATAAAAAATCCATACCTGAGCAATGGCTGAAAGCATACCGGGAAGGCTTGGTCTGCGTTATACCGAACAAAATTGAATGGATGTTGACAGACCGAAGTTCTGTGTTGCAATACGTAAAGGAACTTTTTGGCACTGCGGCATTCGGTAGTATTGAACGACCAGGCGGAATTAAATCCGAGAAAGAGCCATCATTTGTCGAGCTCTGCGAAAACATGAAGCTATCGATCATCGCATCACACGAAAGTAGATATTTGCACCAGCAAGATGCATTCGCCTACGAAGTGGCATCAGCTATCGGACAAGGACTGAAGATAAATGATCCGGAAAGACAAAAGCCAGAGCATCTTTTTGCTTACGTTCCGAGCCGAACAGAATTCGAGTCCTGGTTTGCCGATTACCCTGAGTGGCTCCAGCGCACGGCCGACCTGCTAGAAAGCTGCCAAGTAACAATTGCTATGAATCGACAGCTGCTTCCAGTGTTTCCATTAGCTGAAGAAACTGATAAAGTTTCTTTTATTGCGGAGCTGTGCAAAGCCGGGTTGACAGAGCGAGCACCTGGTTTTTCAGAAAACTACCAGGAAAGGCTGGATTATGAGCTGTCCGTTATCGGGTCAATGGGCTTTATCGATTATTTCCTGATTGTCGCGGATTTCATGAAATATGCTAGAGATCAAGGCATTATGACAGGTCCTGGCCGCGGTTCTTCAGCCAGTTCGCTCGTGGCCTACTCGTTGAAGATCACCGACGTGGACCCTATTGAGCACGGCTTGCTGTTTGAGCGCTTTTTGAATCCGGAGCGGATCACACTGCCGGATATCGATATCGATTTTGCTGACCACAGACGTCATGAAGTAGTAGACTACGTGGCGAAAAAATACGGTGCGGTCCGCACGGCGCAAATTATCACGTTCGGCACTTTATCGGCCAAAGCTGTCGCACGCGATACCGCCCGTGTATTCGGCTTTGAAGCGGAAGAACTTGAAGCTATTTCGAAAATGATTCCGAACCGTCCAGGCACAACATTGCGGTCAGCACTGAAAGAGTCGCCAGCATTGAATGAATGGATCGTAGAACGTGAAGAACGCAAATCTTGGTTCAAGACGGCTTTGAAATTGGAAGGACTGCCGCGTCATGCCTCTACCCATGCGGCAGGTGTGATTTTAAGCCCGACTCCACTTGTTGACCATGTGCCGATTGAAAAAGGCCATGAAGAAATTTATTTAACGCAGTGGCCCATGCAGGAACTAGAAGCAATCGGCTTGTTGAAAATGGATTTTCTCGGATTGCGCAATTTAACAATTCTAGAACAGATCCGCAGCCTGATTTATTGGGATACTAAAAAACGGATCGATTATCGGAGCATTCCGCTGGGAGATGCTGAAACTTATAAATTATTGGCATTGGGTGACACGACCGGTGTCTTCCAGTTAGAGTCTGATGGCATGCGCCGTGCGCTCCAGCAAATCAAACCGACAGCTTTTGGCGATATTGTCGCTGTTAATGCATTGTTCCGTCCAGGCCCGATGGAATTTATTCCGCTGTATGCCAGACGGAAGCATGGGCAGGAAGCTGTACAATACGTCCATCCGATCCTTGAACCAATTTTGAGCGAAACATATGGCGTTATCGTCTATCAAGAGCAGATTATGCACATTGCAGCAAAAATGGCAGGTTTTTCTCTTGGTGAGGCCGACTTGTTGCGTCGTGCAGTTAGTAAGAAAAAGCGTGAGATTCTGGACGAAGAACGCGCACATTTTACCCAAGGAGCAAAAGTGAAAGGATTTACCGAAGCGGAAGCGTCGGAAGTTTATGATTTGATCGTCCGTTTCGCCGATTATGGCTTTCCGAAAAGCCATGCTGTTGCTTACAGTATGATTTCCTACCAATTGAGCTATATGAAAACACATTATGCGGTCTATTTCTATACCGGCTTGTTGACCAATAGTGCCGGCAATGCTGATAAGACCAAACAATTGATGCAGGAAATCAAAGAAAAGAAAATTCCGTTGCTGCCGCCGTCTGTTCAAAAAAGCCGCCATTCGTTTTCTGTAGAAGGCGGCCAAATACGGGTCGGTTTGAATGTGGTCAAAGGGATTCCAGGAACAGCGATTAAGGCAATGCTTGCTGCCAGAGAAGAAGGACCGTTCAGCAGCTTATTCAATATCGCTGAACGCATTTCGGCTTTGCATTTTACCCGGAAATCTTTTGAGCCGCTGATCAAAGCGGGTGCTCTTGATGAGTTCGGCTATGATCGCGGTGTTTTATTGGCTTCACTGGAGAGTGCCATCAAGCACGCGGAATTGGTTAAGCCGACTGAGGACCCTGGATTGTTTGATGACATGGGATCAAGTTTCATGAAGCCGAAATACACCAAGGCCACGGACATGCCCGAAACCCTGAAACTCGATTATGAAAAAGAAGTTCTTGGGTTTTATTTGTCTAAGCATCCGATTGAACGTGAGAAAGAAGACCGCCAGAAATCTTACGCTGAACTGAAATCATTAAAAACGAAGCGTGACCGGGAATTGGTGAAGGTATTAGGAATGGTGGAGGATGTCAAACGGATCCGAACGAAAAAAGGAGATGCCATGGCATTTGTGACTTTGGTGGATGAGACGGGTCCGACTTCTGTGACGTTATTTCCGGTTGAGTATGCCAAATACAACCTTCTTCTGGAACCCCAGGCAATCCTCGAAATTCAGGGTCTGGTCGAAAATCGTAATCAAAAAACGGCTATTATCTGTAAAACTATAGAAACTTGA
- a CDS encoding FadR/GntR family transcriptional regulator, whose translation MNQSKRYLDIVRDIRDMIRQEKIKPGDRIPSERELAETMQVGRSTLREALRSLELLGLIETRRGEGTFLSDYRNHKLVEVLSTFVLQDNQSHEDVWQTRQLHEMAAIQAICQNEAASQMKIWDSFRLRLTGESFQREDFVRELMVLSGNRLSLKIWFLLKQYSGNPYDGTVSSEEIDRMNDILTAIERQDADTAIREFKAWSEWLQKERIRNGNYS comes from the coding sequence ATGAATCAATCGAAACGATATTTAGATATAGTACGGGACATTCGTGATATGATTCGCCAAGAAAAAATTAAGCCAGGCGACCGCATTCCATCTGAAAGGGAACTGGCCGAAACTATGCAAGTTGGTCGCTCAACTTTACGGGAAGCGCTGCGTAGTTTGGAATTGTTGGGATTGATCGAGACACGCAGAGGAGAAGGTACATTTTTGTCTGATTACAGAAACCATAAATTAGTTGAAGTTCTGTCAACTTTTGTCTTGCAAGACAATCAATCGCATGAGGATGTCTGGCAAACGCGCCAGCTTCATGAAATGGCAGCGATTCAGGCGATTTGCCAAAATGAAGCAGCCAGTCAAATGAAGATCTGGGACAGTTTCCGTTTACGCTTAACAGGTGAGAGTTTTCAGCGAGAAGATTTTGTGCGTGAACTGATGGTGTTGTCGGGCAACCGACTGTCATTGAAAATTTGGTTTTTATTAAAACAATACAGCGGAAATCCATACGATGGAACCGTCTCTTCAGAAGAAATAGACCGCATGAACGATATATTGACCGCAATCGAGCGGCAAGACGCAGATACAGCCATTCGCGAGTTCAAAGCTTGGAGTGAGTGGCTACAAAAGGAGAGAATACGCAATGGCAATTATTCGTGA
- the accD gene encoding acetyl-CoA carboxylase, carboxyltransferase subunit beta: protein MAIIRDIFKRNKDGKEATIPSKSAKDVPEGLMTKCPNCKEITLTKDLEKNNKVCPKCDHHFKMTAHERIKGLLDEGSFESMDDHLKSENPLGFPGYSEKVQADSEKTGLNEAVLTGSGKLLGQNIVLAVMDSHFRMGSMGSVVGEKITRAIEAATDRKLPFIIFTASGGARMQEGVLSLMQMAKTSVALKRHSNEGLLFVSVLTHPTTGGVSASFASVGDINIAEPKALIGFAGRRVIEQTVREKLPEDFQTAEFLLDHGQLDAVVHRAKMQNTLATIVRLHTKGVVANG, encoded by the coding sequence ATGGCAATTATTCGTGATATTTTTAAGCGCAACAAAGACGGCAAAGAAGCAACCATCCCTTCTAAATCTGCAAAAGATGTACCAGAGGGGTTGATGACCAAATGTCCTAACTGTAAAGAAATCACGTTGACGAAGGATTTGGAGAAAAACAATAAAGTTTGCCCGAAATGTGACCATCACTTCAAAATGACCGCTCATGAACGCATAAAAGGTTTACTAGATGAAGGCAGCTTCGAGTCGATGGATGATCATTTAAAATCAGAAAATCCACTCGGTTTCCCAGGTTATTCAGAAAAAGTTCAAGCGGACAGCGAAAAAACCGGTTTGAACGAAGCAGTGTTGACAGGTTCGGGTAAATTATTGGGTCAGAACATCGTTTTGGCCGTGATGGATTCGCATTTCCGAATGGGTTCGATGGGTTCAGTTGTAGGCGAGAAGATTACGCGAGCTATTGAAGCGGCTACAGACCGCAAATTGCCATTCATTATCTTTACAGCAAGCGGCGGGGCGCGCATGCAAGAAGGGGTTTTGTCTTTGATGCAAATGGCTAAAACCAGCGTCGCGTTAAAGCGTCACAGCAATGAAGGTTTATTGTTTGTATCTGTTCTGACACATCCAACAACGGGCGGGGTATCGGCAAGTTTCGCTTCAGTAGGAGACATCAATATCGCTGAGCCAAAAGCCTTAATCGGTTTTGCGGGACGGCGGGTCATTGAACAGACAGTTCGAGAAAAGCTGCCGGAAGATTTCCAGACGGCTGAATTTTTGCTGGACCATGGGCAATTGGATGCAGTCGTTCACCGTGCCAAAATGCAAAATACTTTGGCGACCATCGTGCGTCTCCATACGAAAGGGGTTGTCGCAAATGGCTAA
- the accA gene encoding acetyl-CoA carboxylase carboxyl transferase subunit alpha gives MAKKNGKKSMPFEEPLIQLRTKISELKDYTTNTEVDLSSEIKSLEDRFSKLEEEIYENMKPWDRVQVARHPERPTTLDYIPLIFNDFIELHGDRLYGDDAAIVSGIASFHGQPVTIIGHQRGKDTKENVRRNFGMPHPEGYRKALRLMKQAEKFKRPIICLIDTKGAYPGKAAEERGQSEAIARNLVEMAGLEVPVLSIVIGEGGSGGALALGVGNHILMLENSTFSVISPEGAASILWKDSALAQTAAEAMKITAPDLLEMKIIEHMIPEVRGGAHHDPQKQASIISEAIRRSLEELNDMSGEELVDQRYRKFKSIGVFSE, from the coding sequence ATGGCTAAGAAAAACGGAAAAAAATCAATGCCTTTTGAGGAGCCTCTTATCCAGCTGCGAACAAAAATTTCCGAGCTGAAGGATTATACTACAAACACTGAAGTCGATTTGAGTTCAGAGATCAAATCTCTGGAAGACCGGTTCTCTAAACTTGAAGAAGAAATATATGAAAACATGAAGCCTTGGGACCGCGTCCAAGTGGCACGCCATCCTGAACGTCCGACCACTCTCGACTATATCCCGTTGATTTTCAACGATTTTATTGAATTGCACGGAGATCGATTGTACGGCGACGATGCAGCAATCGTCAGTGGAATTGCGTCTTTTCATGGCCAGCCGGTTACAATTATTGGGCATCAACGCGGCAAGGACACGAAAGAAAACGTCAGACGAAATTTTGGAATGCCACATCCGGAAGGCTACCGGAAAGCATTGCGATTGATGAAACAGGCGGAAAAGTTCAAACGTCCGATCATTTGCCTGATTGATACGAAAGGCGCCTATCCAGGCAAAGCAGCGGAGGAACGCGGACAAAGCGAAGCGATCGCACGTAATCTAGTAGAAATGGCTGGACTTGAAGTGCCGGTACTATCCATTGTCATTGGTGAAGGTGGAAGCGGAGGAGCACTTGCACTGGGTGTCGGCAATCATATTTTGATGCTGGAGAACTCGACATTTTCGGTTATCTCTCCCGAAGGAGCGGCTTCTATACTATGGAAAGACTCGGCTCTAGCACAAACAGCTGCCGAAGCGATGAAAATCACTGCACCGGATCTATTAGAAATGAAAATAATTGAACACATGATTCCAGAAGTGCGCGGTGGTGCGCATCACGATCCGCAGAAGCAGGCTTCAATCATTTCAGAAGCAATCCGACGCTCGTTGGAGGAATTGAATGACATGTCTGGTGAAGAGTTGGTTGATCAGCGTTACCGGAAGTTCAAATCAATCGGTGTATTCAGTGAATGA
- the pfkA gene encoding 6-phosphofructokinase, which translates to MKKIGVLTSGGDSPGMNAAIRAVVRKGIFHGIEVAGVYSGYQGLIEGTIKTLEAGDVGDIIQRGGTKLYSARCEEFRTNEGQLKAIEQMKKQGLEGLVVIGGDGSYRGAMALTEKGFPCIGVPGTIDNDIPGTDYTIGFDTALNTVIEAIDKIRDTATSHERTFIVEVMGRDAGDLALWAGLAGGAETILIPEETYDIDEMIVRLQKGRDRGKRHSIIIVAEGVMGGNELADLIKEKADIETRVSVLGHIQRGGSPTARDRVLGSLFGARAVEVLLNGGGGRAIGMKNHQVVDYDMTEAFTATHNADMSLYTLSKELAI; encoded by the coding sequence ATGAAGAAAATTGGAGTATTGACAAGTGGAGGAGATTCGCCGGGCATGAACGCCGCTATCCGAGCGGTTGTCCGTAAAGGGATTTTTCATGGCATCGAAGTGGCGGGTGTTTATTCCGGATACCAAGGACTGATCGAAGGAACCATCAAAACACTAGAAGCAGGGGATGTTGGCGACATTATCCAGCGTGGAGGCACCAAGCTATATTCTGCGCGTTGCGAAGAGTTCCGCACTAACGAAGGACAGTTAAAAGCGATTGAACAAATGAAAAAACAAGGTCTCGAAGGACTAGTCGTTATCGGTGGAGATGGTTCATACCGCGGAGCGATGGCTTTGACTGAAAAAGGCTTTCCATGTATTGGCGTGCCAGGGACCATTGACAATGATATTCCAGGAACTGATTACACCATCGGATTCGATACGGCGCTGAACACGGTCATTGAAGCGATTGATAAGATCCGCGACACGGCGACAAGTCATGAACGGACTTTCATCGTGGAAGTGATGGGTCGCGATGCTGGTGATTTAGCGCTATGGGCAGGTCTTGCCGGTGGAGCAGAAACCATTCTGATCCCTGAAGAGACTTATGATATTGATGAGATGATCGTCCGTCTGCAAAAAGGCCGCGACCGTGGCAAGCGCCACAGCATCATTATCGTAGCGGAAGGGGTTATGGGCGGCAATGAATTGGCCGACTTGATCAAAGAAAAAGCGGATATCGAAACGCGTGTTTCTGTACTTGGCCATATTCAGCGTGGCGGATCTCCAACAGCACGTGACCGCGTCCTGGGCAGTTTGTTTGGCGCACGCGCAGTAGAAGTTTTACTGAATGGTGGCGGAGGGCGAGCTATTGGCATGAAAAATCATCAGGTGGTAGACTATGATATGACAGAAGCATTCACTGCTACGCACAATGCGGATATGAGTTTGTATACCTTATCTAAAGAGTTAGCAATTTAA